A single genomic interval of Sceloporus undulatus isolate JIND9_A2432 ecotype Alabama chromosome 2, SceUnd_v1.1, whole genome shotgun sequence harbors:
- the LOC121920348 gene encoding uncharacterized protein LOC121920348: MACAGSNCPYSNSRVQGGNVDGVYHMEEIGRAGDQGPARFVLWDRQLSPPHAAPALSLSRLARRRAPARAARAGIPAAQAEGQSCRCWAPAAEKEGRKEGGAGGRGSSSSSPGPSPFSPREPSSPAARLLRGREGEAATTSRRPAAAPDPILGGSPGGGPSSASLLVSAEKLLPLTSSYPRLSGSVTAELSLLWGAFCEILSHCLCKLIPGVFLLPSGSLLMDSSKRKKKGQGRRTGSGMQTACAYGVDIFSALSLPQPEDACW, encoded by the exons ATGGCCTGTGCTGGTTCTAACTGCCCCTACAGCAACAGCAGAGTCCAAGGGGGAAATGTCgatggggtttatcacatggaggagatTGGgc GGGCTGGCGACCAGGGCCCTGCCCGCTTTGTTCTCTGGGACCGGCAGCTGAGTCCCCCCCACGCAGcccccgctctctctctctctcggctgGCGAGGAGGAGGGCGCCAGCCAGGGCAGCCAGGGCAGGGATTCCGGCGGCGCAGGCAGAGGGGCAGAGCTGCCGCTGCTGGGCGCCGGCTgcggagaaggaaggaaggaaggaaggaggcgccgggggcagaggcagcagcagcagcagccctgggccctctcccttctcccccaGAGAGCCCTCCTCTCCCGCTGCCCGCCTCCTCcggggaagagaaggggaagcAGCCACAACCAGCAGGAGACCAGCAGCAGCCCCCGATCCCATCCTCGGAGGGAGCCCCGGCGGAGGGCCAAGCAGCGCCAG cCTGCTTGTTTCAGCTGAAAAATTGCTTCCCTTAACATCATCCTACCCTCGTCTTTCTG GAAGTGTAACTGCTGAGCTGTCATTGCTGTGGGGAGCCTTTTGTGAGATACTATCTCATTGTCTGTGCAAGCTAATACCTGGTGTCTTTCTCCTGCCGTCTGGTTCTCTACTCATGGATAGctcaaagaggaaaaagaaaggacagGGGAGGAGAACTGGCTCAGGAATGCAGACAG